ACCAGTTGTTTCAATACCGAGTGTAAGAGGACAAACGtctattaaaagtttttttttcgcaGTTCCGGAAAGTATACCTCCTTGTATGGCGGCACCATGCGCAACCGCTTCATCaggattaatatttttggaagCTTTCTTGCCATTAAAGAATTCTTCAAGTAGTTGTTGAACTTTGGGAATACGTGTGGAACCACCAATGAGTACAATATCGTGTACATCCTTCTTATCAATATTTGCATCTTTCAACACTTGTTCAACGGGCTTTAATGTTTTACGGAAGAGATCATTATTAAGCTCTTCAAATTTGGCTCGGGTCAAAGTTTCGGAAAAATCTTTACCATCATAAAATGATTCAATTTCGACACGAGTTGACATTTGAGAAGATAATGTACGCTTGACCTTTTCAACTTCACGCTTTAATTTACCCATAGCTTTTAGATCTTGTGTAacatctattttatttttctttttataaagtttaacGAAGTGGTCAATAACTCGGTTGTCGAAGTCTTCGCCTCCCAAATGTGTATCGCCGGCAGTTGCCAATACCTCAAAAACATCATCTTCGACTGACAAGAGAGACACATCAAAAGTACCCCCACCAAGATCATAGACAAGAATCTGACGTTCCCCCTCGGATTTATCAAGATCATATGCAATTGCAGCCGCCGTAGGTTCATTTACAATACGGAGGACATTAAGTCCAGCAATTACGCCagcatcttttgtggcttgtCTTTGAGCGTCATTAAAGTAAGCTGGGACTGTAACTACTGCATGTGTAACATTCTTGCCTAAATATGATTCGgcaatttctttcattttaccAAGAATCATAGCCGAAATTTCTTCAGGAGTAAATATTCTTTCTTCACCTTTTACAGTAACTTGAATAACAGGTTTACCATCTTTGTCAATGACCTTGAATGGAAAGTGCTTAATATCTTGTTGAACTTCTTTATCGCTAAAACGACGACCAATTAGTCGCTTAGAATCAAAAATGGTGTTCTGGGggttatttgaatattgattcTTTGCCGCATCACCAATTAAACGTTCATCATCAGTGAAGGCAACATAAGAAGGCGTGATACGGTTACCCTGGTCATTGGTTAATATCTCAACTCTTCCGTTTACGTATACTCCAACACAAGAATAAGTTGTTCCTAAATCTATACCGATAACTGACGATacatgaaatataatattaaaatttatgagtTTCGAAAGAACAATATTTagcaattaatttttatacctGTTCCAACGTTAGGTTTCTCATCAGAAATTACTATTACATTAGGAATAGTTATTAACAGTGAACATAACACtgcaataaatttaaagaaagtagctttcttcattttaaaaatgtcCAAGAATTATCGAGAATAGACAGCTACaacagaattttttaaccGGACAATTACGATGATAAAGTATAGTATCTTATATAATGTTTTCTCGAAATACATTGTTGGTATTATTCTATTGGTTGGAGATTATTTTTAGTGTTGTCAATTTGTCAATTAATATGACAGATGTGtatgatgtaatttaaatttatgtaacTAGTTACGTGTCGTAAAATGGTTCAATAAAGGACCCAATATGGAGTTTTGTAGATCCATCCTTTTTTGGATAATACCAGGCGGCATTACGTAATTCCGGTGCGTATGCACTATAACTAATAGTAAACGAGTGCCAAATATATTGCTCAGGTCCTTAATACTCGGTATAAAATACGACATCGTCGATTATTTCGACACGTGGAACAAAATTAAGGCAGATTCCGGCGTTATAAGATTAATTGTTGCCATAATAcgatttcatcatttttaaacCACAAAAAGTGAAAGACCAACGCATATTAGGCAATGCGTATTTTTTAGCGGATGAATAGACTATTTGAACCAGAATATTCCATTTCAGCAAGTCGTAACAATCCAGCTAAAGTATAAAGCATAGGGATGCTAACTTTTGAGATTATACTACCAACGATAGCGGCTTCGCGACTTCTTTAATGTACTGTACGTGTACCCGACTATTCTGGTTTATACAATACTTTTTCGAGAGCCATATATAAATggtaaattgataattaatcTTTATGTTTTCATGAATGTTATCTCGGACTTTTTCGAGAAGGATGAGGTCAAAAAACCTGTTGTAAATATATACGTTATATATATACTCACTATAGCGGTACTATTagtatacatttattttattaggagACAAACACCAAGCAGTGCTTATTTAGTCTTAAGAATTGAAACAAAAATTCGCGTGGCTTCAAAAGTCGCATGAGGAGTCCAATTTTCAGGATGAGTTAACAAAATTTCTTCCCAATTAGACAATTTAAAAGCTTTAGGAAGTTCTTCGGACTTATAACGCCTCAAAAAAGTGCCAACTCAAATAGATTGCAAAATTCGTTAATTCGTTCGttatactaattaaatatttgatgtaATCAACGTACTTTTATAAACTTCGACAACTTATGGATTTATAGACGGATGTTGAGAcgttacatttaataaatgcaacatactttaaataataatttcgtATTACTTAATGATTGCTGATCTGAAGTTTTATTCTTGGTCAAATTTTgtgattcaattttttccATAATCAGGTCTGTCAAAGTTTTCCTTTCCCTTTGAACATTtggaaaaaacatttttagaACTTCTTGATCCTTTTTCATCGATTTCCTATTCATGTTAATATACGCCATCATTAAGATATGCATAATTTTCGATATAAATATTAACCAATTccttataatcaaaatttttcatcgGAATAACcttctttattttctctttcgatgaaagtaaatatttttattttttgatccttcctataaataatttgaattgtgtaacatggAACGCGTGATGTGTCTGCGCCTGATCTATtctgtatttattaaatttgattggctatCAGAGTCACTTATCAGCCAATATATTTTTGCGGCCAAATTGCgggaatttattaatttttgaccaaaaatttttttttttcagttgaaatttttttttatcttctctcttttccaaataaataaataaaaaaaattgatttaattggttttctaaacaaaaatatttttttttcggtttttttttatttacttataataaaagactttttttaccaatttttttttttactattcgtttattattgtatttatttatttataattaatactaataaaaagacaattttttttatcttcttaGCAAAATggtatagtaaaaaatttttaattatataaaatatttaattataaatcatactAATGCTACTGCTATACTTTTTTCGTAAACTATGCatcaattttctataaatataatgtaaagTATTGTTAATACTGCAATCCAAATGCCTtcttttcaagaaattttgaagTTGGGGCGCCTGAACAATGTAAAAAGATCATATAAAGAAAGACAGCACTGTAACAGAAAAAGGATgggtataaattttatagacGAGCCAtaacaattttgaaaatgaccCGGCAACCcggcttttaatttttttttttcaaaaaattttatatgtgtaattcatatgaaattttttataaaatcttacccggtataataaataataatataaaaaaaaatttttttttttttgatataacaaAAACTGACCCGACCGAGATATGAGAACCGAAGAATTAAGTTTGTATCAATTTTTCACAATTGattcatttcattattttaaggTGATTCTGTATGATTATAAtccattaatttaatttcaccGTAAGTTAGGCTAATAAATTGTCATAGTTCTTATGACACGTGTATTAACaagatatattttatatttaaagtattatctgttataatgtgtttaatagattataatcttaaaagatttaattaaaattatttcgtttatctattttcacaaatttaaattttgtaattttaaagcTTTATTTAACTCTGACCAACAATTGCTTTTGTCAAAGTTAAAAGTGACATTTGATGCTAGTGATTAGCAATCATTATTATGGTATCAAAGTGATTCAAAGTCCAAATAAAAAGATCTGCCAatgtgatattatttatttatttaattaagttTATGTTGGCGTGCATCAAACTTCTGTACACGAAGCATTTGGCGCTGTGAAACATTGATCATTATTCCTAATTCGGTTAATTTGTTCGGAATTTAATTCCGCCGacgtttattatttaattgtg
This region of Rhizophagus irregularis chromosome 20, complete sequence genomic DNA includes:
- a CDS encoding 78 kDa glucose-regulated protein, translating into MKKATFFKFIAVLCSLLITIPNVIVISDEKPNVGTVIGIDLGTTYSCVGVYVNGRVEILTNDQGNRITPSYVAFTDDERLIGDAAKNQYSNNPQNTIFDSKRLIGRRFSDKEVQQDIKHFPFKVIDKDGKPVIQVTVKGEERIFTPEEISAMILGKMKEIAESYLGKNVTHAVVTVPAYFNDAQRQATKDAGVIAGLNVLRIVNEPTAAAIAYDLDKSEGERQILVYDLGGGTFDVSLLSVEDDVFEVLATAGDTHLGGEDFDNRVIDHFVKLYKKKNKIDVTQDLKAMGKLKREVEKVKRTLSSQMSTRVEIESFYDGKDFSETLTRAKFEELNNDLFRKTLKPVEQVLKDANIDKKDVHDIVLIGGSTRIPKVQQLLEEFFNGKKASKNINPDEAVAHGAAIQGGILSGTAKKKLLIDVCPLTLGIETTGGVMTKLIPRNTVIPTKKSQIFSTAADNQPTVLIQVYEGERFMTKENNLLGKFELTGIPPAPRGIPQIEVTFEIDTNGIVKVSAADKSTGKTESITIINDKGRLSQEEINRMVEEAEQFAEEDKIQKERIEAKHQLENFAYTIKSQIFDDRGLGKKISDDDRKIIKDSIKTVEDWLNDHSNSAIKEDFDEKREELQSIVNPITTKLHADGQAPPPPRHEDL